In Janthinobacterium sp. 67, a genomic segment contains:
- a CDS encoding DUF4870 domain-containing protein, which produces MDNTQPEVGRTQDTTIAILSHVGGLFTSWVAPLIIYLIKKDDADKFSAENAREALNFQITLIIWYFACFVLSFVLIGLFLFWIVALANLVCSIVAAVKASNGVTYRYPLTLRLVK; this is translated from the coding sequence ATGGACAACACGCAGCCGGAAGTGGGTCGTACGCAAGATACGACGATCGCCATCCTGTCCCACGTTGGCGGCCTGTTCACCAGCTGGGTGGCGCCGCTGATCATTTATTTGATCAAGAAGGATGATGCGGATAAATTCTCGGCCGAGAACGCCCGCGAAGCGCTCAATTTCCAGATCACCCTGATCATCTGGTATTTCGCCTGCTTCGTCCTGTCGTTCGTGCTGATCGGCCTGTTCCTGTTCTGGATCGTGGCGCTGGCCAACCTGGTGTGCTCGATCGTGGCGGCAGTCAAGGCCAGCAATGGAGTCACTTACCGCTACCCCCTGACCTTGCGTCTGGTCAAATAA
- a CDS encoding SMI1/KNR4 family protein has protein sequence MNKSKSIGTTLEAIADAEQALGRALPASYVQWLLVNNGRALGALSVFPVHDAANARKTWESIERYYNTGWQEWLENVDGGNEASALLPFAQFGTGDYYCFDYAQTGPSGEPVVVLWSHETGATSAVAPDFASLLILPGRPG, from the coding sequence ATGAACAAGAGCAAGTCCATCGGCACCACGCTTGAGGCGATCGCCGACGCCGAACAGGCGCTGGGGCGAGCGCTGCCCGCGTCCTACGTGCAATGGTTGTTGGTGAACAATGGCCGCGCGCTGGGCGCCTTGAGCGTATTTCCCGTCCACGACGCGGCCAATGCGCGCAAGACGTGGGAATCGATCGAGCGCTACTACAACACGGGCTGGCAGGAATGGCTGGAGAATGTGGATGGCGGCAACGAGGCCAGCGCCCTGCTGCCCTTCGCCCAGTTCGGCACGGGCGATTACTATTGTTTTGACTATGCGCAAACGGGACCATCGGGCGAGCCGGTGGTCGTGCTGTGGTCGCACGAAACAGGCGCCACCAGCGCGGTGGCGCCCGACTTTGCGTCATTGCTGATACTGCCCGGCCGCCCGGGCTGA